The sequence ACTTCACACTATACGGAATGATGATTATAGCTCTCACTCCAAGCCAACAAGTTGCTGCTATTGTAAATTCTTTCTTCATAAGCTTTTGGAACCTGTTCGCTGGTTTCCTCGTCCCCAGAACGGTATGTACACCAAAGCCGAGTATTGATAGCATGTTCTTCATTTCATTTTGGTAGGAAATCCTGTTAAATCTCTTCATTTCATTACATATCCATCTCATGGGAGTTGAGCAAGGTAACTTTTGATTTCAATAACACTTGAACTCACAATTTAATCAAGTTAGTCAGGTTTTAGAGGATGATTGGCACTTTTTTCAGTAAAAGAGAAGTCAAGAACAAGAGGCTGCGTAGACCTGGAGATCTCATAACATGAATACAAAGATAAACATCTCATTTGTATACGCTAGAAAGCGAAATGGGCTGGTTCTAACTCTTTGCATTTGCAGGAAATGCCAATATGGTGGAAGTGGTACTACTATGGTTCTCCGGTGGCTTGGACAATCAATGGCCTTGTGACCTCCCAGCTTGGCAACAAGGAAAGTCCGGTTGATGTCCCTGGAGAAGATTCGATGTCAGTAAAGCAGTACCTGAAGACGTACTTTGGATTCGAGTATGACTTTCTTGGAGCAGTTGCTGCTGCTCATATCGGCTTTGTTCttgttttcatgtttgtatttgCTTATGGAATCAAGTTCCTCAACTTCCAAAGGAGATAGAATATGCATGAAAggttgataaattattttctgGATGCAATATTCTAGTAATCAATGTAAATAAGAGTGAAGAGCCACTATGTATTCAAGAATTCTTACTTCTTTGTGTGGTCATTCATTGTTGTAGTTACTTGACTGATCTTTGCTCTTGATTTCAATAAAATCAATATGCTTCACATTAGTAGTTTGTCATTGTTCTTGCTTTTCCTCCCATTACTGCAGTTTAGCAGAGAACAGTACTCTACACTTGCATTTGCAGGAAATTACAATACTCCTATGTCACGGACGATGtaatttaaactcatatcggATGTTTAAGGGGCAAACTTCTACAGTGTTGTTTTCGGATAAAAAAATGGACTATGTATGACATCCACTTCCCAGCTCTGTGATACGCCAGCTCTAATTGGGGGAAGTTTGATTTTAGAGAAGCAGTATCAGTCTATCAGAGAACTAGGATTTGAATGAGTTCCATGAAAATCTAGCTGCTGGCCTGCTGCCCATGTCTGGTTTGTTTTTGTACTCCTCTGTTTACTTTGCTCATGGAATCGAGTTCCTCAACTTCCAAAGGAGATTGAAAAACATGAAAGATTATAGTTGTAGAGAAATACACTGCAAAGGAAACAGTTGGATGGCAAGTTTGTCTAGCTGTGTCCTATTGATCAACATCTTCCAAGTCAAATAAAAGGGTAAATCATAAACAATGAAAAGAGAAATTGTCGCGGAGAAGACATGAGGACATAAATTATCAAGTCTGATATATTTGTTTACATAGATTGAACAACACTACCAGTAGACAAAGAGTGTCTTAAGGCACCAAAAGGTTTTCTACAATGATTTTTCTCTAAGCAAAAGAGATTCAGCAAAAACTAAATAGGTCGTTTAAAGTTAAAACAGCTACCGCGCAGCTGGTTCAACAGGAGAATTTGCAAGATCCAGGATTTCTTTCTtgctttttatcaaaacccgGTTTTTGGTATTGAAGTCCAACCTATCCAAGTCATCTGCAATTCCCATGTAACCATAGAGAAGGTGCTCCTCCACTTTGTTTCCTTGCATTCCCGCATCCCAACAGCTGCTGCTTTTGTTCCTGGATGTCTTTCGCTCAAATTCTACTCTTCCATGATTTTTATCGGCAAAATACTTATGAATCCTCTCTGCACTACCCAGTCCGCTGAAAGTTCCCAAAAATTTCACTATCATAACACTTTGGTCTGCAGGCTTCCCTAAGCACACCTTCATCTTCACCCCAACAAAACCTTGACCTGTCCTCCATGGGAAAGACAAAACGATAGCGAAAGTAAATAGTAATAAATGAGGGGGGAAAAATTCATCAGTACGGTCTAGCTAAATAATCTAAACCAAGCAAAACATATAAAATGCCAATTACTTATTCCAACCATTCTATATCTTATCGCTAGTTCAATTGTAGCATCAAGTTTTAgcttaaacaacaaaaaaaatacacttccatccatacatgttcatattcCCAAATATTTTGGGATAGAGGACCtcagaagaaggaaaacaagGCAGTCACTTAATGCCTCGTTCAGCGGGAGGTTGTTTTTTAGCTTAAACAATGAAAAGACACTTCCATCCATAAATAAGTCATACAGCTATCCTTATCATAAAAGCATTACTTCCAAATATTTTGGGATCGATTACAAGAATCTATACGAAAAACTTAGTTGGATTCCTCAATTGTACATTCATTCATATATATGACTAAATAATTAATCAGCATCGAGACTAAGTTGAAATGTATGGCTTTCactccattcaaaaaaagaagaaatgtattgCTTTATCATTGAAATCTGAACTTCAACCTACTCCATTGAATTGATTAATCACACAAATTCACACTCACCTCTAAGAAAAGTCTCAATCCGTTCAATAGGTAAAACCTTCTGTTGTTCTGGATTGTTGTTTGACATGGAAATGTTGTGGATGATGACAACTGGAGGCCAGAGAATTAGATCCTCCTTCTGAGCCCAAGCTTCAGAAGCTGGCAATACTTCAGGAACCCATGTTACAGTATCCTGTGGAGGAACAGTATCCCATCCCATCAAAATGCATATTGCTCTGTGAAGACCCCAATGCTCTGCTCTTAACCCAACCTTGTGCGACATGAAGGCATGCATTACAAGGCGTTTCGTGTCCATGAACTCCTTCGAGAGGCTGTAACAGCATAGATATTTCATAGCTAGTTAaaggagtaaaaaaaaatacatggaaaAGACAAAGAACCACACAACACAAGCGTCTTTCAATCCAAGCATTGAAGAATTGAAATTTAGATTAAAGAACTACTGAGCAAGGAAAGGCTTAAATAATAATATGATTGTCCAGATCCACCAGATAGTCATTATTGTGCAACAACATGGAATAATGATACGATTGACCAATAATTAAGGATGGCAAAGAGTAATAGCTTGATTAAAATGCAAAGTGAAAGACTATGACAATTAAATCCATAGTGGAGCTGTTTTTCAGGGGCAACAtgatgagaaaagaaaaacatttgtTTCTTCCACACAACCCACAAAAGCCACAACAGATAACCACATTACATCCCTCAGGAGATTTAAGGGCTGCATCCAGAATTAGATGCTAAATATCATATGATGGAGGCATCATTGACATAATAGATAGCCATTATTGGAGATATTATTTGACCTCTGATCCTTAGTTTTATATTTGCGATTTAGTTCTACACAAAAGCATCGTTTTACACAGCATCTACATTGTCAAAGCAGATAAAAACCTACTCCAATCGCTGTTTTCTCAAggacaaataaataaaagccttgataaaactatttcattgacaTCAGATATTTCATCATGACGTCATATATCTAATTCAAAAATACATTGAATCACAAAGGATGATTTTTCACGAAGTGCAGAGCAAGGCCTCTGTGGATTACAATATGTATGGTGGGCAACCTCAGTCTCTCTTAATTAGGTGTTAATCTAATTAACGTTTCATACTTGTCGAGTATGTATATTTGTAAGGATAAGAATAATCTCCCACTAGCAGAAAAGCTCCATGTATCTGTACTTtctaaacaatcaagttcagTCAGCTCAAATTCATTAAGCGGTACTTGATATCATCATAGTCAAAAGACCGCCAACTTAAGGCAATGCAATAAGACATTGGCCCTGATCTTATTCTCGTTCAAACAACGACTATGAACCATGAAGAAAACTCATGGAGTAGATTCAAATATCCCAGCCTACACTCTCTGgtgaccaagaaaagaaaagggggaaaagaagaagagatctACTTTCTGCCCCACTGCTGGACTAATATTTTGTGCATCATGGAAAAGAAAGAACCTACTGCTTTATATGATGACTCAGACCCTAAGCCTTACCCACCTCCAAAGATTACCTATTCAACAAAATAGCCAATCACATAAGTATTTCCAATGTCACTGGTAAGTAGTAACCGTCATAGCCTCCAATAAAGGAGACAAATAACTATATTTCTAATGTTAGTCCATCGTTACCTGGTTGAtgccgaaagcaaaactagaactCCTGAATCACAGAACGGAAACATGTATTCTACCTTTGTAAACCATACGATGGAAGAGAGACACAGACCTTCTGCCACATACGATGCAGTACAAACTACCAGCTTTTCCTTGTTCCTTGTATCTTCTTCGAACAGCAAGATTCACATTCAACCTCTTATAATACCTCAAGAAGGCTTCATGGACCAGCTGCTTAAATTTTTCAGTATCCTCAGATGATTCAAATTTTGCATGACCTCCAAAATATTCTAATGAGTCAGGATCATTTGCATGTTCAACCTCATCATTGTCATAATTTCTTTTCCAGACTTTCTGCTGTTCGCGAATACCACTCCTTAAAGCATGGGGCGAATTATACCATCTTAGAGAACCAGATCTTGAATGATCTTTTACATGTTTCCCACTACTTTTATAATTTCTGACTGGATGTCTATGTGCATTTTCCCAGGAATCTTGAGAAGGCAACCAGCCATCAGATGTGAAATCTCTAGGATGGTCCGGCCCATCATACATTTTACCAGTCTCTCTGTATTCAGAGTGGACAAGTGTCCTGTTTCTATAAGAAGGCAAGCCACTCATGTCTTCATCAATCCACTCCTCATCACTATCACACAAGTCCTCAAACTCTTCTAGTATGTTCCATTTTCTTGACATAATAGTTCTAGGATCATGCCTCATAATGTCTTCATCCAAATTGTGTCTCCCATGAAGCATCTTATCTGATGTGTTGTGAGTAGAGCGGTCTTGCTCCTCAGCTCTGTGTCTTCTTGCAGAAATTCGATCCATTTCAAGATCATATACAGAATGGCTATGCGGTTCTTCATCgtgaaatttgagagaaaagtCTCTTCCAAAACTATAATCCAGACCTGAATTTTGAAGGGGATGATTCTCCGGTATACTTAATTCATAATCTCGTTCAGTTCTCCTATCAAACTCAGAATGCTGAGAATCCCTGAACTTCCAACCTTGGTCTAGAGCATATGATGGTCCACTACTATTGACATCGTTTGAAATTGTCAGATTTGGTAAAGTTGGATGGTCTCTTGCACTGCTATTCCGCAGATTTTCAAAAGAATCCTCAGTACTATCAATCCTGTCTCCAACAGAATGCATAAAAGTTTTCCTTGAGAATTCTACCTGGTCATACTCCATTTGAGAGTGATCATGTACTGGTTGAGTACGTGGAAGCATTACATTATTTACTTTATCATATAGGTATCCACGATCATCTTCTCCTGGTCCCTGTGATTTTGGGCAAAAGTAGCCTTGCTCAACTCTGTTAGGGTTATAAGCACCATGAGGGTAAGTAGTTGCTTTCCTCGTTACAGCTTCAGGCTCTATCTCACAACCTACATGTGGCCTTCTATCTTGTACAGCAAAGCCCATTGGCTTGGTGAGTGTACCACTAACCCTTGCAATTTCATCGGAAGCATGCAACTGAAGGCCATCCCGATAAGAACCCAAAATCTCACTCCTAGAAATCCCTGAAGAGGTACCGACAAAATCTTTAGAATGAGTAGTGCTAACAAAATCTCTGGAGTGAGATTCTGGTATCATGCTGTATGGGATATCCCTTGAAGGAAATGCAGGTTTCTCTCCTTTATAATATGGCATTGCCACTAAATTATCTGTTGGCAAGGGCTCCTGGTACCTTAGTTGTTCATGGTCAAACCTACCTATATCAATACTCCGTGATGACAATTGTAGATGTCCACCAGTTTCTGCATAATTAGGCAAAGGATAAGACCGTCGTACCACGGGATCTTCTATTCCTGTTGATTTCTGCCTCAATACCCCATGCCCCTCAACACCAGCAATTATTTTCTCACCataatctttttctttcctaGTTTTAGAAACATGACCATATTCATAAGCATGTTTCCATCTAGAATTTTTACCATCGTCAAAACCCATATCCTCAATATAGTTATGCACCCCTCGCACAACCCCCTCATCAAAATGAGCCCTTTTGTGCGGAGGTTGTAAATGTGTGGGTGATCCAGACCGAACCTTTTCTGTCCTGCCATGCCCAGAATGCCAACCATAGTCCCTCCTCTCAGTAATCTCAGGCAAAATCCTTCTAGCCCCGTCAGTTTTATAAGGGCTCAAACTCCTTCGAGAACGTGGTGGAGACCTATGGCGGCGAGACAACAAATATGAATCCTGATCCCTTTCAAATCTACGATGATTTCGTGCCTTTGAAGCAGGAGATAGTCTTGTGTACTCATCATACCTTCTAGATTGCATCTTTGCTTTCCCTATCAGTGCTTACTTCTTTGGCTTTTCCTTCAAATTCAAACCCTTAAAGATTATAAAATCAATATGTTCAAAATCCAGTTCCGGACAGCTAAAACATATCAAAACCCCATAATCAGCCTGAACCAGATGATGTATAAAATACTtgctaggaaaaataaatagcATTCAAAGAAAACCCATCAAGAGTTCTTGATATCTAGTCGAGATAGACATACAGATCAGAGAAATATCAAACCTTTTCGGAGATTGAAGTGACATAATCCATCATCGACAATCGGTGTCAGATTCGATgatgaggaaaagaaagaaacttttTATCTGGGAATTCTCGTGTGTAGGAGAGTTTGAGGTAAATAGTGGTATCACTGGCTATGGCTTCGTCCTTGGACTCTCTCTTCTTTGATGTTTAATGGCAGTGTCCGTCCTTGCACGAGAAACTTTTTAGGTTTCGGTGTGAAATTAGGATATTGTTAAGTGGATGTCGGCAGAAGCAGCAATCGTCTttgccaaaaacaaaatcatttccTACCTTCCCTAAAAGTTGCTTAAAGCGACCATCGGATTGCAGAGCTGTTGGTAACAGAGCCAAGCAGAGTCAAGTAGTCAACAGCTTGTAATTCAAGAAGTATAGAAAATGTATGTTTGGCCCTTAGAACATCCCAAAATTTTAGTAgtgtaaaagttttttttttttaaattttttaacataaatttaaccgatttGATTTCATCcataaatttcttttcttttcctgtgAGTTCTAGTCTGAATAAGAATGTTAGTTCTTACCATTCATATGTTATGATATGAATATACTAGACCAATTCGTTATGTATGGATGAGATTTCATTGATACAAAACCAATTTCAAAAGACTTATTGAAGAGTTTCATTGGCGTGCATCCAATGGGAATTGAACCTACTAATTCGTCAATGTTATTTCTGCTAATGATCAATTTTGTAAAgaaaaatgtaaatttttttaaaaattatcacCAATGGATCAATTTTTTAATCGGTTCAATTTCTATGAGTTTTTTTAGCACCCCTACCAAAATCGATACATTTAACCCTTTCTCGTCAATAAGCAAGAGATATCAATTTCTTGGTTCCAAACCAATAAACTTGTTCATGGAACAAAATATTGAAAGTAGTTAATTCTAACTACAAATAGCTCGTGAGAGACATTTGTATACTTCTCCTCTTTTTAAACAATATTGTTCAAGGTTTCaccttgattaatttttttaccaTGTAAAGTTGAATGGGGGCTTCAATTCTCAAAATGTATAATTTATTTAATGGTTTGTGATGTATGTCAcatctcatttttttttgtgttttttccaCTAGACTTGATGTCCTTTAAACcacaaaatgtgcaaaatcctttctaggataaaaaaaaaaaagaaaaaaaaatgtgtaaaaaaaTCCAAAGCCCATTGAACTTTGAAACTGGGCTTCGAATCATGCATGTCCAACACTCAGGCTTACAAGCCTCTTACATTCACATATATTTTGTGCTTGGATTACAACACCCCCCTCTGTCTAAGCCATTTATCCATTTTTGTTAGACTAATTAAAGCGAGGTCTaaatacaatattatttttctatcATCTCGAATATGGTTGGCGAGGGAGATATTATTATAAGTGAGAGTTACGTTTCTTCTCGCAACGTAAAAATGTTTAGGTGTATCGTTCGATGATAAAAATCACCTCtactataaaaaaaagaatttatgaAAAAGTCTCACACGAAATAAATCTAAGTAACCGATGTTTCTCGAACTTCTGAAACGACCGAAAATATATTTAGAAATGACCCAAAACACTTTACCCTAATTTGGACATAATTTTTCACGAAGTTTCCATCATGATTAAAGCAGTGTGGAAGTAAGACAAAAgtagtactctttttttttttttacataagaAATCTCAGCTACTATTTTTTAGATGTATACCGAATAAATTAAAGGGTCTGTATAATAGCTCGCAAATCAAGTaaggatataaaaaaaatttctatatACAAATTTATAAAAATCAAACCCAGAACTTCTAGAAAGTGAAGATAGATATCATGACCGGATATATCCAGTTATTTGCCTTTAGAAGATGCTACACTTTTTAAGGAAGAGAAGTATGAGTTTGCTTAAACTTCTGTTTGGCAGCCAAGAAAATTACTAGACATCCCTATCACTTCAAAACCTTATAAGTCCATTTGTCACTTTCTATTacttctcaaattgctcaagtccATAAACAACTGAGGCAGTCTATGCAATTCCGTGTGCAATAATGGTGTCTCTACAATTGCATTTATGTTCATCAGTCGTAAGTGATGATGTATATTTGTCCTGGAACCGATCCTCTCGAATCAACGCAAACCCTTTTACAGAAAAACGCATAAATTAAATCACCACATTAGAACAAACAGTTGTACTAGTTGTCAATTGAATCCGATGCATTTTTTATTAGTGTGCAATGCATCAATTAATATTCCTTCCCATTTAGGTTATAGAATATTATTATTCTACACCGATTATAACATCAAGATTAGTTCTCTTTTTCTAGTTTCTTCTACATATGTCTATATGTAGAGGCGAATATATGGTTTAGTGATGGAATTATAAAGGTGCAACTTAAGTATCACAGTCAtggaaatagtctctccatatattatgtgaggTAAGGTTTGCGTACGTACATCATGTCTGTTCTTAACCCACCCACTACGAAAACCTTGGACACGGAAGTTgcttattgtatatatatagcgCTTGCCGCTTGGATAAAGTAGACTCAAATTGGTTGAAAGAAGAGGCTAGAGATTATCAAGAGATCAGAAAAGGCATGGAAGCTAGGCGGAGAACTATTAGTGTCTTGATGCTCCCATGGCTAGCTCATGGTCACATATCTCCTTACCTAGAGCTAGCCAAGAAACTCACAAAGAGAAACTTTCACATATACTTTTGTTCAACACCAATCATTCTCAATTCAATCAAACCAAAAATCTCCCAAAAATACTCACTTTCAATCGAACTAGTGGAACTCCATCTCCCATCATTAGAAGGCCTTCCTCCTCAATATCACTCAACCAAAGGCCTACCACCCCATCTCATGACAACCCTCAAGGAAGCACTTGACATGTCAAGCCCTAACTTCACCAAAATCTTGGAAAACTTGAAGCCAGACTTGTTACTCTATGACTTCATCATGCCATGGGCACCGGAAACTGCTCAGCGTATGAATATTCCGGCTGTCAACTTCTTGGAAACCTCGACGGTAATGATTGCTTTTTCAGTTCATAGAGTTAGAAACCCTAGTGAAGAATTTCCTTTTCCGGGAATTTTTCTCCATGACTACGAGAAATTGTTGTTTGACAAAGCTCTGGAAGATGGCCAAGTCAAAGATAAGTTTTTTAAGTGCTTGGAAAAATCTTGTAACATTGTTTTGTTCAAGACTTTCCATGAATTGGAAGGAAAGTATCTAGATTATCTTTCTGAAATCTTTAAAAAGAAGATGGTCCCAGTCGGTCCACTCGTTCAAGACCCTATAGAAGAAATGGAAGATGGAAGCAAAGAGATTAGCAAATGGCTTGACAGGAAGGAACAATCGTCAACTGTGTTCGTATCGTTTGGGAGCGAGTACTTCTTAACCAAGGAAGAACGAGAAGAAGTAGCTTATGGACTTGAGATTAGCAAAGTAAACTTCATATGGGTCATTAGATTTCATGAAGAAGAGAAAACCAACCTTGAAGAATCACTTCCACTCAAATTCATCGATCGGATCGGAGAGAAAGGGCTTGTTGTAGAAGGTTGGGCACCACAAGCAAGGATTCTAAGGCATTGTAGCGTTGGAGGATTTGTGAGTCATTGTGGATGGAGTTCAGTGATGGAGAGCATGAAGTTTGGAGTGCCAATAATTGGGATGCCAATGCAACTTGACCAACCATTGAATGCTAGGTTGGTTGAAGATGTTGGGGTTGGTGTAGAAGTGAAGAGAAACAAAAGTGGGAGATTTGAAAGGGAGGAGATAGCAAAGGTGATAAGAGAGGTAATGGTGGAGAAAAATAGAGATGTTAAGAGGAAAGCTAAGGAAATGAGTGAGAATTTGATTAACAGAGGAGAGACAGAGATTGACGAAATGGTGAATGAATTGGTCAATCTATGTGGATTTTGAACCACATCACTAGATTCATCTCACTATACATatgttttatatatgtataaataatttttCTCTTATGCAATCATATAATAAAGGTGTATTTTGCATATTTCTATCTCAGTCGTCGAATCATCCAACGATTGAGATTTTAAAACTTTATACATATCCCTCACTCGACCCTACACGACATAAATAACTGCAAAATACCAACCTTGTTAAGTGGATCTGCAATTGTTttgccaaaaacaaaatcatgtaCTAGAAAGTTGCTtaaaatgacaatcaaacaCTAAAATAGCTTTTGTTACAAGAATGGATTCTAGAGTTGTTGATTGTAAAACCAAACAGAACCGTACCCAATTAAAATTCCTTAAATAGTAGTCAACAGCTTGTAATTCGAGAACTACAGAAAAATCTCTTGGTTCCAAACCAGTAACTTGTTCAATGTTCATGGAACAAAATATTTGAAGTAGATAATTCTAGCTACAAATGCCTCGCCAAAAACTTTTGTAtacttctcttttccttttaaaCAACAGTGTTCAAGGTTTCACCTTCACTACTTCTTTTAGCATGTACAGTCGTATCTGAGGCTCTGTAATTCTTAGAATGTATAGTTGTTTTTACGTTATCATCTAATAATTTGAGAAGTGTGGCACATCACATcatatttttatgtattttccaTCAAACTTAGTCTCCGTAAAACCACGAAATGTGCAAAATCCATACTAGaatagaaagggaaaaaaattagactgtaaaacccaaaacccatcaAACTTTCAAAGTGGGTTTCGAATCATGCATGTCTAGTGCTTAGACCTACAAGCCTTACGTTCatggatttttttattaagCTAATTAAAGCAAGGTCTaaatacaatattatttttatacCGTTTAGAGATTGTTGTTGGAGAGAGATATTATTAACAGTGAGAGTTTTGTTCTTCTGATAAAGTAGAATGTTTAAGTGTATCTCACAGTGAAAAAA is a genomic window of Tripterygium wilfordii isolate XIE 37 chromosome 16, ASM1340144v1, whole genome shotgun sequence containing:
- the LOC119980541 gene encoding UDP-glucosyltransferase 29-like gives rise to the protein MEARRRTISVLMLPWLAHGHISPYLELAKKLTKRNFHIYFCSTPIILNSIKPKISQKYSLSIELVELHLPSLEGLPPQYHSTKGLPPHLMTTLKEALDMSSPNFTKILENLKPDLLLYDFIMPWAPETAQRMNIPAVNFLETSTVMIAFSVHRVRNPSEEFPFPGIFLHDYEKLLFDKALEDGQVKDKFFKCLEKSCNIVLFKTFHELEGKYLDYLSEIFKKKMVPVGPLVQDPIEEMEDGSKEISKWLDRKEQSSTVFVSFGSEYFLTKEEREEVAYGLEISKVNFIWVIRFHEEEKTNLEESLPLKFIDRIGEKGLVVEGWAPQARILRHCSVGGFVSHCGWSSVMESMKFGVPIIGMPMQLDQPLNARLVEDVGVGVEVKRNKSGRFEREEIAKVIREVMVEKNRDVKRKAKEMSENLINRGETEIDEMVNELVNLCGF
- the LOC119980987 gene encoding uncharacterized protein LOC119980987, producing the protein MQSRRYDEYTRLSPASKARNHRRFERDQDSYLLSRRHRSPPRSRRSLSPYKTDGARRILPEITERRDYGWHSGHGRTEKVRSGSPTHLQPPHKRAHFDEGVVRGVHNYIEDMGFDDGKNSRWKHAYEYGHVSKTRKEKDYGEKIIAGVEGHGVLRQKSTGIEDPVVRRSYPLPNYAETGGHLQLSSRSIDIGRFDHEQLRYQEPLPTDNLVAMPYYKGEKPAFPSRDIPYSMIPESHSRDFVSTTHSKDFVGTSSGISRSEILGSYRDGLQLHASDEIARVSGTLTKPMGFAVQDRRPHVGCEIEPEAVTRKATTYPHGAYNPNRVEQGYFCPKSQGPGEDDRGYLYDKVNNVMLPRTQPVHDHSQMEYDQVEFSRKTFMHSVGDRIDSTEDSFENLRNSSARDHPTLPNLTISNDVNSSGPSYALDQGWKFRDSQHSEFDRRTERDYELSIPENHPLQNSGLDYSFGRDFSLKFHDEEPHSHSVYDLEMDRISARRHRAEEQDRSTHNTSDKMLHGRHNLDEDIMRHDPRTIMSRKWNILEEFEDLCDSDEEWIDEDMSGLPSYRNRTLVHSEYRETGKMYDGPDHPRDFTSDGWLPSQDSWENAHRHPVRNYKSSGKHVKDHSRSGSLRWYNSPHALRSGIREQQKVWKRNYDNDEVEHANDPDSLEYFGGHAKFESSEDTEKFKQLVHEAFLRYYKRLNVNLAVRRRYKEQGKAGSLYCIVCGRSLSKEFMDTKRLVMHAFMSHKVGLRAEHWGLHRAICILMGWDTVPPQDTVTWVPEVLPASEAWAQKEDLILWPPVVIIHNISMSNNNPEQQKVLPIERIETFLRGQGFVGVKMKVCLGKPADQSVMIVKFLGTFSGLGSAERIHKYFADKNHGRVEFERKTSRNKSSSCWDAGMQGNKVEEHLLYGYMGIADDLDRLDFNTKNRVLIKSKKEILDLANSPVEPAAR